The Nitrosopumilaceae archaeon genome has a window encoding:
- a CDS encoding OB-fold nucleic acid binding domain-containing protein, whose product MTSINQLRSGMTKLDTVEGTIESISEPRTVNLKAGGQAQVADAIIKDETGQIKLTLWDAQIKMVKAGSKVTVENGYINSFKGENSLNVGKYGKLNVVEF is encoded by the coding sequence ATGACTAGTATAAACCAGCTAAGAAGTGGGATGACAAAACTTGATACAGTAGAAGGCACAATTGAAAGCATTAGTGAGCCAAGAACTGTAAATCTGAAAGCAGGCGGGCAAGCCCAAGTTGCAGATGCCATCATAAAAGATGAAACCGGTCAGATCAAACTAACTTTGTGGGATGCACAAATCAAAATGGTAAAGGCAGGCTCCAAAGTTACAGTTGAAAATGGTTACATCAATAGCTTCAAAGGTGAAAATTCTCTGAATGTAGGAAAATACGGCAAACTAAACGTAGTAGAATTTTAG
- the hemB gene encoding porphobilinogen synthase: MSFPNLRLRRLRQSGKIRELLEEVRLSPKDLICPIFIQEDLKSKIQGESMPGFDRLPLKDVVDEVNSIVDLKIPAIMVFGIPTTKDDKGTSAFSQNGIVQKAVSDIRKNLGNKIAIMSDVCLCQYTSSGHCGLVKGDKIDNDSSLDVLAKVAVSQAQAGVDVVSPSAMMDGQVKAIRQGLDDAGFTDVAIMSHSAKHRSSLYSPFKDMAHSAPQFGDRKTYQLPYTNPKEAMREVETDIAEGVDIVMIKPALAYLDLIAMTRQKFNVPISAYSVSGEYSLIKAAAMQGWINESEVTMEILTAIKRAGADMIVTYLSKIAAKTING; encoded by the coding sequence ATGTCTTTTCCTAATCTAAGACTACGACGTCTGCGACAAAGTGGCAAGATTCGTGAGCTCTTAGAAGAGGTAAGACTTTCTCCAAAAGATCTTATCTGTCCAATATTTATTCAGGAAGATTTGAAATCAAAAATTCAAGGAGAATCAATGCCGGGATTTGACAGGCTTCCGCTCAAGGATGTTGTAGATGAAGTAAATTCTATTGTTGATTTAAAGATCCCAGCAATTATGGTATTTGGAATTCCAACAACAAAAGATGATAAAGGCACATCAGCATTTTCACAAAATGGAATTGTACAAAAGGCAGTCTCTGATATTAGAAAAAACCTTGGAAACAAAATAGCAATAATGTCTGATGTCTGTCTTTGTCAATATACCAGCTCAGGACATTGTGGATTAGTAAAAGGAGACAAAATAGATAATGATTCTAGCTTGGATGTTTTAGCAAAAGTAGCTGTTAGTCAAGCGCAAGCTGGTGTCGATGTAGTATCACCTTCTGCAATGATGGATGGGCAGGTTAAAGCCATACGACAGGGATTGGATGATGCAGGATTTACTGATGTTGCAATAATGTCACATTCTGCAAAACACCGTTCTTCACTTTATTCACCATTCAAAGACATGGCACACTCGGCGCCACAGTTTGGAGACAGGAAGACTTACCAGTTGCCTTATACGAATCCAAAAGAAGCCATGAGAGAAGTTGAAACCGATATAGCAGAAGGGGTTGATATTGTAATGATAAAGCCAGCATTGGCATATCTTGATTTAATTGCAATGACTAGACAAAAATTCAACGTTCCTATTTCTGCCTATAGCGTTTCTGGTGAATATTCACTGATAAAGGCAGCAGCCATGCAAGGATGGATAAATGAAAGCGAGGTCACGATGGAAATTCTGACTGCAATCAAGCGGGCTGGTGCAGACATGATAGTTACATATCTTTCCAAGATTGCTGCAAAGACAATAAATGGATAG
- a CDS encoding HD domain-containing protein produces the protein MQSLERLKIKIQKIMEKNDSAHDFEHIMRVYKNAEKIGKNEKANMKLVLAAVLLHDIISFPKSDKKSKTSSIKSSIVAQKILQNYGYDNDEIKIVSDAIRDHSFSRDMVPSSIEGKILQDADRLDAIGAIGIARTFSVGGSGKRPFYNKLDPFCQRRNPNDNNWTLDHFYKKLLRLEKKMNTNAAKKEASRRTKIMKKFLDDFKKEI, from the coding sequence TTGCAGTCACTTGAAAGGTTAAAAATCAAAATCCAAAAAATAATGGAAAAAAATGATTCAGCACATGACTTTGAACACATAATGAGAGTTTACAAAAATGCAGAAAAAATTGGAAAAAATGAGAAGGCAAACATGAAATTGGTTCTTGCAGCTGTTCTATTACATGATATCATATCATTTCCAAAATCAGACAAAAAATCAAAAACGTCTTCGATAAAAAGTTCTATTGTAGCACAGAAAATTCTACAAAATTATGGATATGATAACGACGAGATAAAAATAGTATCTGATGCAATACGTGACCACAGTTTTTCACGTGACATGGTTCCAAGTAGCATTGAGGGAAAGATACTTCAGGATGCAGATAGATTAGATGCAATAGGAGCAATAGGCATAGCTAGAACGTTTTCTGTAGGAGGTTCTGGAAAAAGACCGTTTTACAACAAATTAGATCCCTTTTGCCAAAGAAGAAATCCTAATGATAACAATTGGACATTGGATCATTTTTACAAAAAACTTTTACGTTTAGAAAAAAAGATGAATACAAACGCAGCAAAAAAAGAAGCAAGTCGTAGAACAAAAATAATGAAAAAATTTCTTGATGATTTTAAAAAAGAGATCTAG
- a CDS encoding DUF1802 family protein, whose translation MKALKEWATVVKALENGNQMILLRKGGILETASGFNMESKKFLLFPTYEHQDNASLKSQYYGYLSDVRENKPKEGTNQITSFAEVVEEKDLDSMEKIEELSSFHILSDSYVVERMNWMPEKPMKVMFLKVFKINPIEVPTLPDYHGCKSWIELNVNSESGKSVLSETEIQQKLSEFRRIVN comes from the coding sequence ATGAAGGCATTAAAAGAATGGGCAACTGTTGTCAAAGCCCTAGAAAATGGCAACCAGATGATTCTTCTAAGGAAGGGTGGTATACTTGAGACAGCTTCTGGTTTTAATATGGAATCAAAAAAATTTCTTCTCTTTCCTACATATGAACATCAAGACAATGCCTCACTCAAATCACAATATTATGGATATCTATCAGATGTAAGAGAAAACAAACCAAAAGAGGGAACCAACCAAATTACATCTTTTGCCGAGGTTGTAGAAGAGAAAGACTTGGATTCAATGGAAAAAATTGAGGAACTGTCTTCATTTCATATCCTAAGTGATTCCTATGTTGTGGAAAGGATGAATTGGATGCCTGAAAAACCCATGAAAGTTATGTTTCTCAAAGTATTCAAGATAAATCCAATTGAGGTACCTACTCTTCCAGATTATCACGGTTGTAAATCTTGGATAGAATTAAATGTAAATTCAGAATCTGGAAAATCGGTTTTAAGTGAAACAGAGATTCAACAAAAACTCTCAGAGTTTAGGAGGATTGTAAATTGA
- a CDS encoding ArsR family transcriptional regulator, giving the protein MQVLLLGRYILEKTVKDTILKTMANGQAMDILETTAGASKSVLEISSSTKIPLTQVYRWVRKLNKYGFLRVSGATNESGKKYFMYKSKVNSIKITLNTMSLQQIEIMS; this is encoded by the coding sequence GTGCAAGTACTGTTACTTGGCAGATACATTTTAGAAAAAACAGTAAAAGACACAATTTTGAAGACTATGGCAAATGGACAAGCCATGGACATACTTGAAACAACAGCAGGCGCATCAAAATCTGTACTTGAAATTAGTTCATCTACTAAAATTCCACTAACTCAAGTATACCGATGGGTACGAAAATTGAACAAATATGGGTTTTTGCGAGTTTCAGGTGCAACAAATGAATCTGGTAAAAAATACTTTATGTATAAAAGTAAGGTAAACTCGATAAAAATAACGCTAAATACAATGTCTCTGCAACAAATAGAAATAATGAGTTAG
- a CDS encoding proteasome assembly chaperone family protein, translating into MSLPQKITVEVSEMPKLKNPKLVCGLPGSGFVGKLAVDYLIDELEGVQFANIFSSSFPPQVLIQPDGTTDLMKNTLYYCKSKTNDIVLLAGDAQPVSPESEYAMAEEITKICEKLGIETIYTLAAYITGTFSKTPKVYGTSTSLKVVNEFSKQGIFTMNNGSITGMNGLLIGVGKTKGITGICLLGETSGYVVDAIASKAVLEILSKMLGIKLDMTSLNKKAEDTTKLIKTIEDQMGQRPSGEPLPLSQQDKKLGYIS; encoded by the coding sequence GTGTCACTTCCTCAAAAGATAACTGTAGAGGTTTCTGAAATGCCAAAATTAAAAAATCCAAAGCTTGTTTGCGGTTTACCTGGAAGTGGTTTTGTGGGAAAACTAGCAGTAGACTATCTCATTGATGAACTTGAGGGAGTCCAGTTTGCAAACATATTCTCATCATCATTTCCACCACAAGTTCTAATTCAACCAGACGGTACAACAGACCTCATGAAAAATACCTTGTACTATTGCAAATCTAAAACAAATGATATAGTGTTATTGGCAGGTGATGCTCAACCCGTATCTCCTGAAAGCGAATATGCTATGGCAGAAGAAATTACAAAAATTTGTGAAAAACTTGGAATTGAAACAATCTATACATTAGCTGCTTACATTACAGGAACTTTTTCAAAAACACCAAAGGTTTACGGAACAAGTACATCGCTAAAAGTTGTCAATGAATTTTCAAAACAAGGCATCTTTACTATGAATAACGGAAGCATAACTGGTATGAACGGATTGCTTATTGGAGTTGGAAAAACAAAAGGAATCACAGGAATTTGTTTGTTGGGAGAAACTTCTGGATATGTTGTCGATGCAATTGCATCAAAGGCAGTTTTGGAAATTCTTTCCAAGATGTTAGGAATAAAACTTGACATGACAAGTCTTAACAAAAAGGCAGAGGATACGACAAAATTGATAAAAACAATAGAGGATCAGATGGGACAAAGACCATCTGGTGAACCACTACCACTATCGCAACAAGATAAAAAATTAGGATACATTAGTTGA
- a CDS encoding aldo/keto reductase — MKYRTLGKSGIKVSEIGFGAWTLGLDWWGKKIEDDEAKRLLKKAYDVGINYFESGDIYGRGKSEKLIGEVFSGMRNDIVISTKYGYDIYSNEQIGHKELPQKFTPEFTDFALQKSLERLQTDYVDVYGLHNPKINTIRDDVIFESLDKKIKEGKIKSYQVALGPAIGWAQEGIEAMEKRNTTAVQTVYNILEQNPGNKLIEHAQQYDVGILVRVPDASGILTGKVNADTKVSEKDHRSVRSGDWIKESLKKVDQLMPVAKRNGLNITELAIKFILSQNAVSSVLPTIVDEEEILMFAQMADGKYLGSSDVNEITTLFSRWPAYELKASAQTA; from the coding sequence TTGAAATACAGAACCCTTGGTAAAAGTGGGATTAAGGTTTCCGAGATAGGATTTGGAGCGTGGACGTTGGGTCTTGATTGGTGGGGAAAGAAAATTGAAGACGATGAAGCAAAAAGATTGTTAAAGAAAGCATATGATGTTGGAATTAATTATTTTGAAAGTGGAGATATTTACGGTAGAGGAAAAAGCGAGAAACTCATAGGTGAAGTCTTTTCTGGAATGAGAAATGATATAGTGATTTCCACAAAATATGGATATGACATATACAGCAACGAACAAATTGGACACAAAGAACTTCCTCAAAAGTTTACTCCTGAATTTACTGATTTTGCATTACAAAAAAGTCTAGAAAGATTACAAACTGATTATGTAGATGTTTATGGTTTACACAATCCAAAAATCAATACAATACGAGATGACGTGATCTTTGAATCACTAGACAAAAAAATCAAAGAAGGTAAGATCAAGAGCTATCAAGTAGCTTTAGGTCCTGCAATAGGGTGGGCTCAAGAGGGAATTGAAGCTATGGAAAAAAGAAACACCACAGCAGTACAAACAGTATACAACATTCTGGAACAAAATCCTGGAAACAAGCTAATTGAGCATGCACAACAATATGATGTTGGAATACTTGTCAGAGTTCCTGACGCATCAGGAATCCTGACTGGCAAGGTAAACGCTGACACAAAGGTAAGTGAAAAAGACCACAGGTCAGTTAGAAGTGGAGACTGGATAAAAGAATCATTAAAAAAAGTAGACCAGCTAATGCCAGTTGCAAAAAGAAATGGCCTTAACATAACCGAACTTGCAATAAAGTTTATCTTGTCACAAAATGCCGTTTCATCTGTACTCCCAACAATAGTAGATGAAGAAGAGATATTGATGTTCGCTCAAATGGCCGATGGAAAGTATCTTGGCTCATCTGATGTAAATGAGATAACCACATTGTTTAGTCGATGGCCTGCATACGAATTAAAGGCATCAGCACAAACTGCATAA
- a CDS encoding Lrp/AsnC family transcriptional regulator yields the protein MDKLDKEILNEIQWTFPLIPKPYPQIAKKFELTDEQLIHRLQDMKKSGVIRQMSAIFDTRKLGYKSALVAMAIEPEKLDHVANQVNKHPGVSHNYERNHEYNLWFTLAVPPGSDLKTEIDKFSKLPGIKKTRLLPTIKLFKIGVKLDMVDEKKADVKPTEEKKKILEVKFVATEEDKKYIRELQKDLELVERPFLKSAQNLGITEEQLLEKAKYYEEIGVMRRFAAILRHREAGFVANGMIVWKVPPERIEEVGAKLGAFPQISHCYERPVYQDWPYNVFSMVHCKSFDDAEIVAKEIQKHVGVAEYKILFSSREFKKTRVEYFVEHEFKIEDPITA from the coding sequence ATGGATAAACTCGATAAAGAGATCTTAAATGAAATCCAATGGACATTTCCATTAATTCCTAAACCGTATCCACAAATCGCTAAAAAATTCGAATTAACAGATGAGCAGCTAATTCATCGACTACAGGATATGAAAAAAAGTGGAGTGATTAGACAGATGAGCGCTATCTTTGATACACGAAAGCTAGGTTACAAGAGTGCACTAGTTGCAATGGCAATAGAACCAGAAAAACTAGATCATGTTGCAAACCAAGTCAACAAGCATCCAGGTGTTAGTCACAATTATGAAAGAAATCATGAGTACAATCTTTGGTTTACACTTGCAGTTCCTCCAGGTTCTGATCTGAAAACGGAGATTGACAAGTTTTCAAAACTACCCGGCATAAAAAAGACTAGACTTCTTCCAACGATAAAGCTTTTCAAGATTGGAGTAAAGCTAGACATGGTAGACGAGAAAAAGGCTGATGTCAAGCCAACTGAAGAAAAGAAAAAAATTCTTGAGGTAAAATTTGTTGCCACAGAAGAAGACAAAAAATACATACGTGAGCTGCAAAAAGATTTAGAACTTGTAGAAAGACCATTTTTGAAATCTGCCCAAAATTTGGGCATAACAGAAGAACAGCTACTTGAAAAAGCAAAATACTATGAAGAAATTGGAGTCATGCGTAGATTTGCCGCCATTCTCAGACATAGGGAAGCAGGATTTGTGGCAAACGGTATGATAGTATGGAAAGTACCACCAGAAAGAATTGAGGAGGTAGGTGCAAAACTAGGCGCATTTCCACAGATAAGTCATTGTTATGAGAGACCAGTATACCAAGACTGGCCGTACAACGTATTTTCCATGGTGCATTGCAAGTCGTTTGATGATGCAGAAATAGTTGCAAAAGAAATTCAAAAGCACGTAGGTGTTGCCGAATACAAGATCCTTTTTAGCTCACGAGAATTCAAAAAGACAAGAGTGGAATATTTCGTAGAACACGAATTCAAGATAGAAGATCCCATCACAGCATAG
- the sufC gene encoding Fe-S cluster assembly ATPase SufC → MAILEINDLHVKREGKEILKGVNLKTGPGEVHAIMGPNGSGKSTLAYTLLAHPKYEVTSGDILLDGTSILDLSADERAKKGLFLAFQYPTEVSGVGYSHFLRTSYNALSKALDNQNREVFLTVREFQNYLKKNLDQVGLKHDFLSRYLNEGFSGGEKKRSEVLQMAVLQPTISILDEPDSGLDIDSVQAVAKAINQVSKKDATVIVITHYARILKFLDKLDYVHVMGQGRIVKDGPKELADELEQKGYAWLGIEDQPNPTQ, encoded by the coding sequence ATGGCAATATTGGAGATAAATGACTTGCATGTTAAACGAGAAGGAAAAGAGATTCTCAAGGGAGTAAACCTGAAGACTGGTCCTGGCGAGGTTCATGCAATAATGGGCCCAAACGGTTCTGGTAAGAGTACACTAGCATACACATTACTTGCACATCCAAAATACGAGGTTACAAGTGGTGACATATTACTTGATGGTACAAGCATTCTAGATTTATCCGCTGATGAAAGAGCAAAGAAAGGACTCTTCTTAGCATTCCAGTATCCAACTGAAGTTTCTGGTGTTGGGTATTCACATTTTCTTAGAACTTCATACAATGCATTGAGTAAAGCACTTGACAATCAAAACCGTGAAGTCTTTTTGACAGTTAGAGAATTTCAAAATTATCTAAAAAAGAATCTTGATCAAGTAGGTCTAAAGCATGACTTTTTGTCAAGATACTTAAATGAAGGATTCTCTGGCGGAGAAAAAAAGAGATCAGAGGTGTTACAGATGGCAGTGCTACAACCAACAATCTCAATTTTAGATGAACCTGACTCTGGACTTGATATTGATTCAGTTCAAGCAGTTGCAAAGGCAATTAACCAAGTTTCAAAAAAAGATGCTACTGTTATTGTTATTACTCACTATGCAAGAATTCTAAAATTCCTTGACAAGCTTGATTACGTACATGTCATGGGACAAGGAAGGATAGTTAAAGACGGACCAAAAGAGCTTGCAGATGAATTAGAACAAAAGGGATATGCTTGGTTAGGAATTGAAGACCAGCCAAATCCTACCCAATAA
- a CDS encoding bifunctional precorrin-2 dehydrogenase/sirohydrochlorin ferrochelatase: protein MIVDLNLKGNLVLVIGGGNEGLKKVNALLTQDCKILVISDKTNKEIERYVKQKKITFKKIKLQNANFLKKYKPFMVMATTDDRELNRKIVEQAKKMRCYAYAADDPTVSDFAFGSVINIEDTVQIAVSTGGRSPAMARKIRMQAERVFKKIIKKDDIYQIKLQDFARNAVKTKLGTFPERKKFLYSVMSDNRVKQLIKEGNFKNAKMRVMKMLGDLK from the coding sequence TTGATAGTTGATCTAAACCTAAAAGGAAATTTGGTGCTAGTTATAGGGGGAGGTAACGAGGGGCTCAAAAAGGTTAATGCATTACTGACCCAAGATTGCAAAATTTTGGTTATTAGTGATAAAACCAATAAGGAAATAGAAAGATATGTTAAACAAAAGAAGATCACTTTTAAAAAAATAAAATTACAAAATGCTAATTTTTTAAAAAAATACAAACCATTTATGGTGATGGCAACAACTGATGATAGGGAATTAAACAGAAAAATTGTTGAACAAGCAAAAAAGATGAGATGTTATGCTTATGCAGCTGATGATCCCACAGTAAGTGATTTTGCCTTTGGTTCTGTCATAAACATAGAAGATACTGTGCAGATAGCAGTCTCAACTGGAGGAAGAAGTCCAGCTATGGCAAGAAAGATACGAATGCAAGCAGAAAGAGTGTTTAAAAAAATAATTAAAAAAGATGACATTTATCAGATAAAACTACAAGACTTCGCACGAAATGCAGTAAAAACCAAACTGGGGACCTTTCCGGAGAGAAAAAAGTTTCTCTATAGTGTTATGAGTGACAATCGTGTTAAACAGTTAATAAAAGAAGGAAATTTTAAAAATGCAAAGATGAGGGTAATGAAAATGCTAGGTGATCTGAAATAA
- the hemA gene encoding glutamyl-tRNA reductase, with the protein MSNIINARVTFHKSPIHMLERFTFRDVDYAYSSFLEYSGLQECVILQTCNRVELFGVGNEKDIERIKKTWASVAGLEENTFKENLEISEGIDVFEHLLKLTSGLDSLVVGEEQILGQIKESITTARELKASGNNLNTLFEKAIRVGSRVRHSTGIGRGSISIGSMAVKLAEENIDDLKSKHILLIGTGEAASLVAKSLKKRNIEFFVTSRTYDRAQSFAETAGGNPIKFENAISNFNKVDVLFVATVAPYFLVTYDRIKEAMDSKKTGMMIMDLSNPRTVDERVSSIKRIKMMNLDQIAEMVDKNMRTRIGIVSSAEKIINEEIPIVEAVMKRLEVEPVVKNVFKDIDQVRLKELKKALQMLGETDEQKIRIIDQLTLAIVEGIISTPMNNLRKATEQGDSELLKTVSKLFDYKIKE; encoded by the coding sequence ATAAGTAATATCATTAACGCTAGAGTCACGTTCCATAAATCTCCAATTCACATGCTTGAGAGATTTACCTTTAGAGATGTGGATTATGCATATTCCTCATTTCTGGAATATTCTGGTTTGCAAGAATGTGTAATACTACAAACATGTAACCGTGTAGAACTATTTGGGGTAGGAAATGAAAAAGATATTGAAAGAATAAAAAAGACATGGGCATCTGTAGCAGGCCTTGAAGAAAACACATTCAAGGAAAACTTGGAGATAAGTGAAGGAATAGATGTCTTTGAGCATCTTTTAAAATTAACATCTGGACTTGATTCGCTTGTTGTTGGAGAAGAGCAGATACTGGGACAAATAAAAGAGTCCATTACAACTGCACGAGAACTAAAGGCTTCAGGAAATAATCTTAACACACTTTTTGAGAAGGCAATCCGTGTTGGTTCCCGCGTAAGACATTCTACAGGAATTGGTCGTGGAAGTATATCGATAGGTTCCATGGCAGTCAAACTAGCCGAAGAAAATATTGATGATCTAAAATCAAAACATATCTTACTTATTGGAACTGGAGAAGCAGCTAGCCTTGTTGCAAAATCTCTTAAAAAAAGAAATATTGAATTTTTTGTAACAAGCAGGACATATGATAGAGCACAATCGTTTGCAGAAACAGCTGGAGGAAATCCAATCAAGTTTGAAAACGCAATTTCAAACTTTAACAAAGTTGATGTATTATTTGTGGCAACGGTCGCACCATATTTTCTTGTAACATATGATAGAATAAAGGAAGCAATGGATTCGAAAAAGACAGGTATGATGATCATGGATTTATCAAATCCAAGAACAGTAGATGAAAGAGTTTCTTCAATAAAGAGAATAAAGATGATGAATCTTGACCAGATTGCAGAAATGGTAGACAAAAACATGCGAACCAGGATAGGTATAGTCTCATCAGCCGAAAAAATAATTAACGAAGAGATCCCAATTGTAGAGGCGGTAATGAAGAGATTGGAAGTAGAACCAGTAGTAAAGAATGTCTTCAAAGACATTGATCAAGTGAGACTGAAGGAACTCAAAAAGGCATTACAGATGCTTGGAGAAACTGATGAGCAAAAAATACGAATAATTGATCAACTCACTCTAGCGATAGTAGAAGGTATAATATCTACTCCAATGAACAATCTAAGAAAAGCAACAGAGCAAGGCGACTCTGAATTGTTAAAAACAGTTAGCAAACTTTTTGATTATAAAATAAAAGAGTAA
- a CDS encoding chlorite dismutase family protein gives MEEEKRRFFNFSFFKVDPKWRWMADMAKEESAKEVENIINHSGIQFRSYSTLGLRDDAEFLFWFAAESVEQIQDVVSKLYLTVFGKYINPTHVYLSSTRPSLYAKTSGARGWLGGEEQKKYVIVYPFVKTREWYLLPLEKRKDLMAEHIQVGQKYPQVTLNTTYSFGIHDEDFMLAFETDDLHAFQDLIMDLRETRVSAYIKVDTPMIVCVKKDVISLIKSLG, from the coding sequence ATGGAAGAAGAAAAGCGACGTTTTTTCAATTTCTCATTTTTTAAAGTGGATCCAAAATGGAGATGGATGGCAGATATGGCAAAGGAAGAATCTGCAAAGGAGGTAGAAAACATAATCAATCATTCTGGCATCCAATTCAGATCGTATTCGACTTTGGGTCTAAGAGATGATGCAGAATTTTTGTTCTGGTTTGCTGCTGAATCTGTAGAACAAATTCAAGATGTCGTCTCAAAATTATATCTGACTGTATTTGGGAAATATATCAATCCGACACATGTGTATCTTTCCAGTACTAGGCCATCTCTTTATGCAAAAACATCTGGAGCTCGAGGCTGGCTTGGTGGTGAAGAGCAAAAAAAATACGTAATAGTATACCCTTTTGTTAAAACACGAGAATGGTATCTCTTACCACTTGAAAAAAGAAAAGATCTGATGGCAGAACACATCCAGGTTGGGCAAAAGTATCCACAAGTCACTCTAAACACTACCTATTCTTTTGGAATTCATGATGAAGACTTTATGCTAGCTTTTGAAACAGATGATCTACATGCATTTCAGGATCTGATCATGGACCTAAGAGAAACACGAGTCAGCGCATACATCAAAGTTGATACGCCTATGATTGTTTGCGTAAAAAAAGATGTAATTTCACTGATAAAGAGTCTTGGATGA